From the Spiribacter sp. 2438 genome, one window contains:
- a CDS encoding methylenetetrahydrofolate reductase, translating into MKTILEAVPPELHRGDEAIEAVMDKVARVHAEWPLDGVNVPEIHEEPARSSKGERRQPFAPRVAPRDLAWMIRERLGIECMINHVVVHEPAARLLDWCRQTWEEYGIRQFVLVGGGRAGVRYPGPSVTEANQRVRDEAAIPGLRIGNICIPSRTDEAARMGDKVAAGADFFTTQILYEADDFTALLDELHEQNAAPAELLLAFCPIRRARNLRFLLWLGVNVPDALEAWLTENEAEVPARSLQQIRNTWDRITAHQHRQERQRPALGVNLAPIGAIPPAVTVGLLGDLAERADAPGEARA; encoded by the coding sequence GTGAAAACCATTCTCGAGGCTGTGCCCCCGGAGCTCCATCGCGGTGATGAAGCGATCGAGGCGGTGATGGACAAGGTGGCTCGGGTGCATGCCGAGTGGCCGCTGGACGGGGTCAATGTCCCCGAAATCCACGAGGAGCCGGCCCGCAGCAGCAAGGGCGAGCGCCGGCAGCCATTCGCCCCCCGGGTGGCGCCCCGGGATCTCGCCTGGATGATCCGGGAGCGGCTGGGCATCGAATGCATGATCAACCACGTGGTGGTGCATGAGCCCGCCGCGCGTCTGCTGGACTGGTGCCGGCAGACCTGGGAGGAGTACGGCATCCGGCAGTTCGTGCTGGTGGGCGGCGGCCGGGCTGGCGTTCGTTATCCCGGGCCATCGGTCACCGAGGCCAACCAGCGGGTGCGGGACGAGGCCGCGATTCCGGGGCTTCGGATCGGCAACATCTGCATTCCCTCGCGAACGGACGAAGCCGCCCGCATGGGTGACAAGGTAGCCGCCGGCGCGGATTTCTTTACCACCCAGATTCTCTACGAGGCGGATGACTTCACCGCGCTGCTGGATGAGCTGCATGAACAGAACGCGGCGCCGGCGGAGTTGTTGCTGGCTTTTTGCCCGATACGGCGGGCGCGCAACCTGCGCTTTCTGCTCTGGCTGGGTGTGAATGTGCCGGATGCCCTTGAAGCCTGGCTCACCGAGAACGAGGCCGAGGTGCCCGCCCGTTCCCTTCAGCAGATACGCAACACCTGGGATCGGATCACCGCGCATCAGCACCGCCAGGAGCGGCAGCGGCCCGCCCTGGGTGTTAATCTGGCCCCTATCGGAGCGATCCCCCCGGCAGTAACGGTGGGGTTGCTGGGGGATTTGGCGGAACGGGCCGACGCGCCCGGGGAGGCGAGGGCGTGA
- a CDS encoding glycoside hydrolase family 15 protein, which yields MDADTANLELGVIGNCQIAGLIDAQGSLIWACIPRFDAEPAFSRLVDTRDHGHFSIKLQDQCDATQSYRHNTAVLCTELTDRSGGVLRITDFCPRFRQYGRYYRPVMIIRRVEVVRGNPVIRTRLRPSMGWDGGRPATTRGSNHVRFMRRDQVLRVTTDAPLTHVLDETPFMVDGTLTFVLGPDESVKESVDAMGRRFLELTETYWREWTRSLAIPFEWQREVIRAAITLKLSAYEDTGAVIAAFTTSIPEAAGTQRNWDYRYCWLRDAFFTVHALNRLGATRTMEGFLRYIINLVAAGGEPSLQPLYGIGGERRIDEETADALAGYRGMGPVRVGNAAYHQQQHDVYGTVVLAATQAFFDERLERPGDRSLYHRLCALGEQAARLYDQPDAGIWEYRGRARVHTYSAMMCWAACDRLRRIADRLGLDAEARRWKKQAATMHQRITAEAWNEERSAFTETFGGDTMDASLLLMHELGFLTADDPRFVSTVEAIEQDLRRGDHLFRYAAEDDFGYPENAFNICTFWFVDALHAIGRGDEARQIFCKMLEHRTRLGLLSEDLDPHTGELWGNFPQTYSMVGLINAAMHLSRPWEEAL from the coding sequence ATGGACGCCGACACTGCCAACCTTGAACTGGGGGTCATCGGTAACTGCCAGATTGCCGGACTGATCGACGCCCAAGGTTCTCTGATCTGGGCCTGCATCCCGCGTTTCGATGCCGAGCCCGCCTTTTCGCGATTGGTGGATACCCGCGATCACGGCCACTTCAGCATCAAACTGCAGGATCAGTGCGACGCCACCCAGAGTTACCGGCACAACACCGCGGTGCTCTGCACCGAACTGACTGACCGCTCCGGCGGCGTACTGCGCATCACCGACTTCTGTCCCCGCTTCCGCCAGTACGGGCGGTACTACCGCCCGGTGATGATCATCCGTCGGGTCGAAGTGGTTCGCGGCAATCCGGTGATCCGCACCCGACTGCGGCCTTCAATGGGCTGGGATGGGGGCCGGCCCGCCACCACCCGCGGCAGCAACCATGTTCGCTTCATGCGCCGGGACCAAGTGCTTCGGGTGACCACCGATGCGCCGCTGACCCACGTACTCGACGAAACTCCCTTCATGGTGGATGGCACCCTGACCTTCGTGCTGGGCCCCGATGAGAGCGTCAAGGAATCCGTGGATGCCATGGGCCGACGCTTCCTGGAACTCACCGAGACTTACTGGCGGGAATGGACGCGCTCCCTGGCCATCCCTTTCGAATGGCAGCGGGAAGTGATTCGGGCGGCCATTACCCTCAAGCTCTCCGCCTACGAAGACACCGGCGCGGTCATCGCCGCCTTCACCACTTCGATTCCGGAAGCCGCCGGCACCCAGCGCAACTGGGACTATCGCTACTGCTGGCTGCGGGATGCGTTTTTCACCGTGCACGCCCTCAATCGGCTGGGTGCCACCCGCACCATGGAAGGCTTCCTGCGCTACATCATCAATCTGGTGGCGGCGGGCGGCGAGCCATCCCTGCAACCCCTTTACGGCATCGGCGGCGAGCGTCGCATCGACGAAGAAACCGCCGATGCGCTGGCCGGCTATCGGGGCATGGGGCCGGTGCGGGTCGGCAATGCCGCCTACCACCAGCAACAACATGATGTGTACGGCACCGTGGTGCTGGCCGCCACCCAGGCCTTTTTTGACGAACGACTGGAGCGCCCCGGCGACCGCAGCCTCTACCATCGGCTCTGTGCCCTGGGCGAGCAGGCCGCCCGGCTCTATGACCAACCGGACGCCGGCATCTGGGAGTACCGCGGCCGCGCCCGGGTTCACACCTATTCCGCGATGATGTGCTGGGCGGCCTGTGACCGGCTGCGGCGGATCGCCGATCGACTGGGACTGGATGCCGAGGCACGACGCTGGAAAAAACAGGCGGCCACCATGCACCAGCGCATTACCGCCGAAGCCTGGAACGAAGAGCGCAGCGCCTTCACCGAGACCTTCGGCGGCGACACCATGGATGCCAGCCTGCTGCTGATGCATGAGCTCGGATTCCTGACCGCCGATGATCCCCGTTTCGTCAGCACCGTCGAGGCCATTGAGCAGGACCTCCGGCGGGGCGATCATCTGTTCCGATACGCCGCCGAGGATGATTTCGGCTATCCGGAAAACGCCTTCAACATCTGCACCTTCTGGTTCGTGGACGCGCTGCACGCCATTGGCCGCGGCGACGAAGCCCGACAGATCTTCTGCAAGATGCTGGAACACCGCACCCGACTGGGGCTGCTCTCCGAAGACCTGGATCCCCACACCGGCGAGCTCTGGGGCAACTTCCCGCAGACCTACAGCATGGTGGGGCTGATCAATGCCGCCATGCACCTGAGCCGACCCTGGGAGGAAGCCCTGTGA
- a CDS encoding trehalose-6-phosphate synthase gives MSRLVVASNRVPNPRGSQPQAGGLAVALSGALRRNGGLWFGWNGQLSQTAVSRPRMDQAEGIDYATLPLSKDDYDDFYLGYSNAVIWPVFHFNLGAMSYERRYSEAYARVNDLFADALAPLVEPDDVIWVHDYHLMPMARELRERGVRQRIGFFLHIPFPDYDVLRAMPGHRRLLEDLCRYDLLGFQTENDRHAFEESASRAVGALVETSGVVRHRNRRLRTGVYPVGVDVDELADLSRRTLTAPRVRRLLDGLGERDLVVGVDRLDYSKGLEQRLRAVEALLQDYPHRRGHTVMMQIASPSRSSISEYADLRQRLEGLAGHINGSYGDLDWAPIHYLNRTFARGSLMGLYRAARVGLVTPLRDGMNLVAKEFVTSQDPDNPGVLVLSELAGAAAELEDAILVNPYDVDAIAAAINAALAMPLPERRRRHQRMMNRLRENAIDVWEKRFLDDLHWHIA, from the coding sequence GTGAGCCGGCTGGTGGTGGCGTCCAACCGGGTACCCAACCCGCGGGGCTCGCAGCCCCAGGCCGGCGGCCTGGCGGTGGCCCTGTCCGGCGCGCTGCGGCGCAATGGCGGCCTGTGGTTCGGCTGGAACGGACAGCTCAGTCAGACCGCGGTGAGCCGGCCACGCATGGATCAGGCGGAGGGCATCGATTACGCCACCCTGCCGTTGTCCAAGGACGACTACGACGACTTCTACCTGGGTTATTCCAATGCGGTGATCTGGCCGGTGTTCCATTTCAACCTGGGCGCCATGAGCTACGAACGCCGCTACAGCGAGGCCTATGCCCGGGTGAACGACCTGTTCGCCGATGCGCTGGCCCCGCTGGTGGAGCCCGACGATGTCATTTGGGTACACGACTATCACCTGATGCCCATGGCCCGTGAGCTACGGGAGCGGGGGGTCCGCCAGCGAATCGGATTTTTTCTGCACATTCCCTTTCCCGACTACGACGTGCTGCGGGCCATGCCGGGTCATCGCCGGCTGCTGGAAGATCTGTGCCGCTATGACCTGTTGGGTTTTCAGACCGAGAACGACCGCCACGCCTTTGAGGAGTCCGCCAGCCGGGCTGTCGGCGCCCTGGTGGAAACCTCGGGGGTGGTGCGTCACCGCAACCGCCGCCTGCGCACCGGCGTCTACCCCGTCGGCGTGGACGTGGACGAACTGGCGGATCTCTCCCGCCGGACGCTGACCGCACCGCGGGTGCGGCGGCTCCTGGACGGCCTCGGGGAGCGGGATCTGGTGGTGGGGGTCGACCGGCTGGACTATTCCAAAGGCCTGGAGCAGCGCCTGCGCGCCGTGGAAGCGCTGCTTCAGGACTATCCCCACCGACGGGGCCACACGGTGATGATGCAGATTGCCAGCCCCTCGCGCAGTTCCATCAGCGAGTACGCCGACCTGCGTCAGCGCCTGGAGGGGCTCGCCGGCCACATCAACGGCAGCTACGGAGATCTGGACTGGGCGCCCATCCATTACCTCAATCGCACCTTCGCCCGTGGCTCGCTGATGGGCCTGTACCGGGCCGCCCGGGTGGGGCTGGTGACCCCGTTGCGGGATGGCATGAACCTGGTGGCCAAGGAATTCGTGACCAGTCAGGACCCGGACAATCCGGGGGTGCTGGTGCTGTCGGAACTGGCCGGTGCGGCGGCGGAGCTGGAAGACGCCATTCTGGTGAACCCCTACGATGTGGATGCCATCGCCGCCGCCATCAATGCCGCTCTGGCCATGCCGCTGCCCGAGCGCCGGCGCCGTCACCAGCGGATGATGAATCGACTGCGCGAGAACGCCATCGACGTCTGGGAAAAGCGCTTCCTGGACGACCTCCACTGGCACATCGCCTGA
- the choX gene encoding choline ABC transporter substrate-binding protein → MHQRIITTAACVAALSLAGTAVAQDSDQCQSVGLANVNWTGVTIKSEMMGYLLDTLGYETELTTASVPIAFQSVADGQRDIFLGLWLPTQQSMVAPYFERGELDQVAANLEGAKYTLAVPAYVHEAGVQDFADLQDHADAFEGRIYGIEAGNDGNALIEAMIDDNAFGLGDWELMESSEAGMLTQVQRSVPREEWVVFLGWAPHPMNINIDMRYLTGGDEYFGPDQGGATVYTVATAGYTDRCPNVGRLLDQYAFSVEEQSLAGGHVINDGMEPLEAAQALIAEEPALLERWLDGVTTADGTTPAIEAVQADLGR, encoded by the coding sequence ATGCATCAACGCATCATCACCACCGCGGCCTGTGTCGCCGCGCTCTCGCTGGCCGGCACCGCCGTGGCGCAGGACAGCGATCAGTGCCAGTCGGTGGGGCTGGCGAACGTCAACTGGACCGGGGTGACCATCAAGTCGGAAATGATGGGCTACCTCCTGGATACGCTGGGCTATGAGACCGAGCTCACCACCGCATCGGTTCCCATTGCCTTCCAGTCGGTGGCCGACGGCCAGCGGGACATCTTTCTGGGTCTATGGTTGCCCACCCAGCAGAGCATGGTGGCGCCGTATTTCGAGCGGGGTGAGCTGGATCAGGTGGCCGCCAATCTCGAGGGGGCCAAGTACACCCTGGCGGTGCCCGCCTACGTCCACGAGGCCGGCGTTCAGGATTTTGCCGACCTGCAGGATCATGCCGATGCCTTCGAAGGTCGCATTTACGGCATTGAGGCCGGCAATGATGGCAACGCCCTGATCGAGGCCATGATCGACGACAATGCCTTCGGGCTGGGCGACTGGGAACTCATGGAGTCCTCCGAGGCGGGCATGCTCACCCAGGTGCAGCGCTCCGTTCCCCGGGAAGAGTGGGTCGTGTTCCTCGGCTGGGCGCCACACCCGATGAACATCAACATCGACATGCGTTATCTCACCGGCGGTGATGAGTACTTCGGGCCGGATCAAGGGGGTGCGACGGTGTATACCGTGGCCACCGCCGGATACACGGATCGATGCCCCAACGTGGGCCGGCTGCTGGATCAGTACGCCTTCAGCGTCGAGGAACAGAGTCTGGCCGGTGGGCATGTCATCAACGACGGCATGGAGCCGCTGGAAGCCGCCCAGGCCCTGATTGCCGAGGAGCCGGCACTGCTTGAGCGCTGGCTGGACGGCGTGACCACGGCGGATGGCACCACGCCCGCTATTGAGGCGGTTCAGGCTGATCTGGGTCGCTAG
- the betI gene encoding transcriptional regulator BetI gives MPKQGMETIRRQQLIRATLAVIHEQGMQATTLARVGRQAGISPGLVAHYFGDKGQLLVATYLHLVRSLERAYRGARQGTAEGLPRVRAIIDANFAASQSDAVTVSGWLSFWALVNHDPQLARVQRVVTRRLYSNLTHALSPLLTRADAQHVASGLGVMIDGLWLRASLQTGGLDIHGARAMAHDYLDSQLQMLTGDHHADSA, from the coding sequence ATGCCGAAGCAGGGGATGGAAACCATCCGCCGACAACAGCTCATCCGAGCCACCCTGGCCGTCATCCACGAACAGGGCATGCAGGCCACGACCCTGGCCCGGGTGGGCAGACAGGCGGGTATCTCACCGGGCCTGGTGGCCCATTATTTCGGTGACAAGGGTCAGTTGCTGGTGGCCACCTATCTGCATCTGGTGCGCTCGCTGGAGCGGGCATACCGGGGGGCCCGCCAGGGCACCGCCGAGGGGCTGCCGCGGGTGCGCGCCATTATCGACGCCAACTTCGCCGCCAGTCAGTCCGATGCGGTAACCGTCAGCGGCTGGCTGTCTTTCTGGGCTCTCGTCAACCACGACCCGCAACTGGCTCGGGTGCAACGGGTGGTCACCCGCCGCCTCTACAGCAACCTGACCCATGCCCTGTCGCCCCTGCTGACCCGGGCCGACGCCCAGCACGTGGCCAGCGGACTGGGCGTGATGATTGATGGCCTCTGGCTGCGGGCCAGCCTGCAAACCGGTGGACTCGACATTCATGGCGCCCGGGCCATGGCCCATGACTACCTGGATTCCCAACTGCAGATGCTCACCGGAGACCATCATGCCGACAGCGCCTGA
- the otsB gene encoding trehalose-phosphatase: MALSELPTPRSDWALFLDFDGTLVEIAEHPDAVRVPDYLPELLTQLVQRLNGAVAIVSGRDLAGLDRLLNGALPAMAGVHGLERRDDRGRIYRPVDCTAGFADARAALQRFVDTHPGTLLEDKGNALTLHFRGAPGLAAEAESLLQTQCQALGEDFHLQRGKQVLELKPAAHHKGTVVETFMTEPPFAGRRPVFLGDDVTDEDAFSAVNRLGGYSIRVGHGDHSTVAHHQVDSVEAALDWLGQIARALAPVAGARGC, translated from the coding sequence ATGGCACTATCCGAGCTGCCGACACCGCGATCGGACTGGGCGCTTTTTCTGGATTTCGACGGCACCCTGGTGGAGATCGCCGAGCACCCGGATGCCGTGCGGGTGCCGGATTATCTGCCCGAGCTCCTGACACAGCTGGTGCAGCGCCTCAATGGCGCGGTGGCCATCGTGTCCGGTCGCGACCTGGCCGGTCTTGACCGGTTGCTGAACGGCGCCCTGCCCGCCATGGCCGGCGTACACGGTCTGGAGCGCCGCGATGACCGGGGTCGCATCTATCGGCCGGTGGACTGCACCGCCGGCTTTGCCGATGCCCGTGCCGCGCTGCAGCGGTTCGTCGACACCCACCCCGGCACCCTGTTGGAGGACAAGGGCAACGCCCTGACCCTGCACTTCCGCGGCGCGCCCGGTCTGGCGGCGGAGGCCGAATCGCTGCTGCAGACCCAGTGCCAGGCCCTGGGCGAGGACTTCCACCTGCAGCGGGGCAAGCAGGTCCTGGAGCTCAAGCCCGCCGCTCACCACAAGGGCACCGTGGTGGAGACATTCATGACAGAGCCACCCTTCGCCGGCCGGCGGCCGGTCTTTCTGGGGGATGACGTCACCGATGAGGACGCCTTCTCAGCGGTCAACCGTCTGGGCGGTTACAGCATTCGCGTCGGCCACGGCGATCACTCCACCGTGGCGCACCATCAGGTTGACTCCGTGGAAGCGGCCCTGGACTGGCTCGGCCAGATCGCCCGGGCGCTGGCGCCGGTGGCAGGGGCTCGAGGGTGCTAG
- a CDS encoding DNA polymerase IV → MPRVIMHVDMDAFFAAVELQKRPDLAGQPLVVGGRGDPSQRGVVSTATYEARVFGIHSGMPLRTAARLCPEAVFLPVDFAAYRAASERIHARLRAVSERMQSVGLDEAYLDISHRPEDAMAIGAELKRVIHAETGLVASVGVGPNRLLAKIASDLEKPDGLTRLTTEDVPHRVWPLPVRTLHGVGPRTAERLATLGIDTIGDLAAMTLARLETVFSPRHARSLHRAAHGEDERPVETERVRKSIGRERTFQQDCRSSGRLDFEARRMLDDVHGRLASRYLKARTVTVKLRYRDFTTHTRSLSLSQPTDAIEPLAEAVQQCLFAHQLHRAVRLLGVQLSGLTSDPDQPEPPQ, encoded by the coding sequence ATGCCGCGCGTGATCATGCACGTGGACATGGACGCCTTCTTCGCCGCCGTTGAACTCCAGAAACGACCGGACCTGGCGGGTCAGCCACTGGTGGTGGGGGGACGGGGTGATCCGTCGCAGCGGGGCGTGGTCTCCACCGCCACCTACGAGGCCCGGGTATTCGGGATTCATTCCGGGATGCCGTTGCGCACCGCCGCCCGGCTGTGCCCGGAGGCGGTGTTTCTGCCGGTGGATTTTGCCGCTTATCGGGCGGCTTCCGAGCGCATCCATGCCCGGCTGCGCGCCGTGAGTGAGCGCATGCAGTCGGTGGGGCTGGACGAGGCCTATCTGGACATCAGCCATCGCCCCGAGGACGCCATGGCCATCGGCGCTGAGCTAAAGCGCGTCATTCACGCCGAGACCGGGCTGGTGGCGTCGGTGGGAGTGGGGCCCAACCGGCTGCTGGCAAAAATCGCCTCGGACCTGGAGAAACCCGATGGCCTGACCCGGTTAACCACCGAAGATGTACCCCACCGGGTCTGGCCCCTGCCAGTGCGTACCCTCCATGGCGTGGGGCCGCGCACCGCCGAGCGCCTGGCAACGCTGGGCATCGACACCATCGGTGATCTGGCGGCAATGACGCTGGCTCGTCTGGAGACCGTGTTCAGCCCGCGTCACGCCCGATCACTGCATCGGGCGGCCCACGGCGAGGATGAGCGGCCCGTGGAAACCGAGCGGGTGCGCAAATCCATCGGCCGGGAGCGCACCTTTCAGCAGGACTGCCGCAGCAGTGGCCGCCTGGATTTCGAGGCCCGCCGCATGCTGGATGACGTCCACGGCCGGCTGGCCAGCCGCTATCTGAAGGCGCGAACGGTAACGGTCAAGCTCCGCTATCGCGACTTCACCACCCACACCCGGTCACTGAGCCTCTCCCAGCCCACCGATGCGATCGAGCCGCTGGCCGAGGCGGTGCAGCAGTGCCTGTTCGCCCACCAGTTGCACCGTGCCGTGCGGCTCCTCGGCGTGCAGCTCTCCGGCCTGACTAGCGACCCAGATCAGCCTGAACCGCCTCAATAG
- the betB gene encoding betaine-aldehyde dehydrogenase — MPTAPDRLLWIDNAAVDSVRSARFETRNPATDEVLARVAEADAEDVHRAVESARAAAPAWAGLTGVQRGRILARGATAVRDHRDELAMLECLDGGKPIAETPEADVDSAADCLEYFAGQAGSLQGDYQSVDGGFFYTRPEPLGVCAGIGAWNYPLQIAAWKAAPALAAGNTLVFKPAELTPLSALRLAEILADAGLPPGVFNVVQGAADTGRALTRHPGVAKVSLTGEVGTGRAVMADAAESLKAVTMELGGKSPLIVFDDADLDNAVSGALLGNFYTQGEICTNGTRVYVHEGILEPFLERLLARTRRLTVGDPRDPDTDVGALISPAHRDQVLAFIRQGEQEGAQRLIGGEAVTVPGCEAGAFVSPAVFRVDDPDCVLARQEIFGPVMSVLSFREESRVIEAANDSPYGLAAGVFTRDLQRGHRVAAALAAGVVWVNHYNLTPIEMPFGGIRQSGLGRENSRHALSHYTQLKSVFVAAGDVDAPY, encoded by the coding sequence ATGCCGACAGCGCCTGACCGCCTGCTGTGGATCGACAACGCCGCCGTGGACAGCGTCCGGAGCGCACGCTTCGAGACCCGCAATCCGGCCACCGACGAGGTGCTGGCCCGGGTGGCGGAGGCCGACGCGGAGGACGTCCATCGCGCCGTTGAAAGCGCCCGGGCCGCGGCGCCGGCCTGGGCGGGACTGACCGGCGTCCAGCGGGGACGGATTCTGGCCCGCGGCGCGACGGCGGTTCGTGATCATCGGGACGAACTGGCGATGCTGGAGTGCCTGGACGGCGGCAAACCCATTGCCGAGACACCGGAGGCCGACGTGGACTCCGCCGCCGACTGCCTGGAGTATTTCGCCGGCCAGGCCGGTTCTCTGCAGGGCGATTATCAGTCCGTGGACGGCGGATTTTTCTACACCCGGCCCGAACCGCTGGGCGTCTGTGCCGGCATCGGCGCCTGGAACTACCCGTTGCAGATCGCTGCGTGGAAGGCGGCACCGGCCCTGGCCGCTGGCAATACGTTGGTCTTCAAACCCGCTGAACTGACCCCGCTGTCCGCGCTCCGGCTGGCGGAGATCCTGGCGGACGCGGGGCTGCCTCCGGGGGTGTTCAACGTGGTCCAGGGGGCGGCGGATACCGGCCGGGCCCTGACCCGTCACCCCGGGGTGGCCAAAGTCTCCCTCACTGGCGAGGTGGGCACCGGCCGCGCGGTGATGGCGGATGCCGCGGAGAGCCTCAAGGCGGTGACTATGGAGCTGGGGGGCAAATCCCCGCTGATCGTCTTTGATGATGCCGATCTGGACAATGCCGTCTCGGGGGCGCTGCTGGGCAATTTCTACACCCAGGGGGAAATCTGCACCAACGGCACTCGGGTGTACGTGCACGAAGGGATCCTGGAGCCGTTTCTAGAGCGGCTGCTGGCCCGCACCCGGCGTCTGACCGTGGGCGACCCCCGGGATCCCGACACCGATGTGGGGGCCCTCATCTCCCCAGCCCATCGGGATCAGGTCCTGGCCTTCATCCGCCAGGGTGAACAGGAGGGGGCGCAGCGCCTCATCGGCGGAGAAGCGGTCACCGTACCAGGCTGCGAGGCGGGGGCTTTTGTCTCGCCGGCGGTTTTCCGGGTGGATGATCCCGACTGCGTGCTGGCCCGTCAGGAAATTTTCGGGCCGGTGATGAGTGTGCTGAGCTTCCGGGAAGAATCCCGGGTGATCGAGGCGGCCAATGACAGCCCCTATGGCCTCGCGGCCGGGGTATTCACCCGGGACCTGCAGCGCGGGCACCGGGTGGCGGCGGCGCTGGCGGCCGGCGTCGTCTGGGTGAACCACTACAACCTCACCCCCATCGAAATGCCCTTTGGCGGCATCCGCCAGTCGGGCCTGGGACGGGAGAACAGCCGCCATGCCCTCAGCCACTACACCCAGTTGAAAAGCGTTTTCGTCGCTGCCGGCGACGTCGACGCCCCCTACTGA
- a CDS encoding YajG family lipoprotein, whose protein sequence is MKRFIAAALMLGALVVLAGCAQSTQELRLSPAAPSTGPLIGNGQSLAFEVVDGRDNTDLGRQENIDGETIRIQSDKDIAYAVQLAAAEALRGYDFQPTLWDGGREPRLRIRIEELDHQVTAGVPFQLETRIGLEATAWRGGERYRTRARTTLTDQRALPPREGTNTEVIDEAITRALGELLNRELANFLAGRN, encoded by the coding sequence ATGAAACGCTTTATCGCTGCCGCTCTGATGCTGGGAGCGCTGGTGGTGCTCGCCGGCTGCGCCCAGTCCACCCAGGAGCTGCGCCTGTCCCCCGCCGCCCCGTCCACCGGACCCTTGATCGGCAACGGCCAGAGCCTCGCTTTCGAGGTAGTGGATGGCCGGGACAACACCGACCTGGGTCGCCAGGAAAATATTGATGGCGAAACCATCCGCATCCAGTCGGACAAGGACATCGCCTACGCCGTCCAGTTGGCGGCGGCGGAAGCCCTGCGCGGCTACGACTTTCAGCCCACCCTCTGGGACGGCGGCCGTGAACCCCGGCTGCGGATTCGCATCGAGGAGCTGGACCACCAGGTGACCGCCGGCGTGCCATTCCAGCTGGAGACCCGTATCGGCCTCGAAGCCACGGCCTGGCGGGGAGGCGAGCGTTATCGCACCCGAGCACGAACCACGCTGACTGACCAGCGGGCGCTGCCGCCCCGGGAGGGCACCAACACCGAGGTGATTGACGAAGCCATCACCCGGGCACTGGGGGAATTGCTGAACCGGGAGCTGGCCAACTTCCTCGCCGGGCGGAACTAG